In the genome of Bradyrhizobium sp. CIAT3101, one region contains:
- a CDS encoding site-specific integrase has product MTTELIVQTMSLPTVMEELRERAGEYVKNAHSKNTQRAYKTDWEHFEAWCAAHDRASFPAALFETIVPYLTAHAGALKVSTLLRRLTAIRVIHRARGSQIETSDERFRVFWQGLRNKHRVRATKKAPLMSPDLRRAIQALPTTLQGHRDRALLLVGFAAGLRRSELAGLWIAQCAEAPGWIEETPDGLVVQLATSKTNQEGEEEAIGIPFGRDEAVCPVRAYRAWLAVSGITQGPIFRPISRHGRMAANAITGAGVALVVKRVVGNTALAEGLSAEKAYALANTFSGHSLRSGLATSAAKNGAPGHAIQRQLRHKSFTTTLEYIRIGSLFEGNAASFALV; this is encoded by the coding sequence ATGACTACCGAGCTCATCGTGCAGACCATGAGTCTGCCTACTGTCATGGAAGAGTTGCGCGAGCGTGCCGGCGAGTACGTCAAAAACGCTCACTCGAAGAACACGCAACGCGCCTACAAGACCGACTGGGAGCATTTTGAAGCCTGGTGCGCGGCGCACGACCGCGCTTCCTTTCCGGCCGCCCTCTTCGAGACGATCGTACCTTACCTCACTGCCCATGCTGGCGCGCTCAAGGTGTCGACGCTGCTCCGGCGCTTGACCGCCATCCGGGTCATCCACAGGGCCCGCGGCTCCCAGATCGAGACCTCGGACGAGCGATTTCGCGTCTTCTGGCAGGGGCTGCGCAATAAGCATCGCGTGCGGGCGACGAAGAAGGCGCCTTTGATGTCACCTGATTTGCGAAGGGCCATCCAAGCGCTGCCCACGACGCTGCAGGGCCATCGAGACCGCGCTCTCTTGTTGGTCGGCTTTGCCGCTGGCCTCCGTCGATCTGAACTGGCCGGGCTGTGGATTGCTCAATGTGCGGAGGCCCCCGGTTGGATAGAGGAGACGCCTGACGGCCTCGTAGTGCAGTTGGCAACCTCGAAGACGAACCAGGAGGGCGAAGAGGAAGCGATCGGTATTCCTTTCGGTAGAGACGAGGCCGTTTGCCCCGTACGAGCCTATAGAGCATGGCTCGCCGTCTCAGGCATCACGCAAGGGCCGATCTTCCGACCGATCAGTCGGCATGGCAGGATGGCTGCCAACGCGATCACCGGCGCGGGCGTAGCCCTTGTTGTGAAGCGAGTGGTCGGAAACACGGCTTTGGCCGAGGGGCTGAGCGCCGAAAAGGCTTATGCTCTAGCCAACACCTTCTCCGGCCATTCGCTCAGATCCGGACTGGCAACATCGGCGGCCAAGAACGGCGCGCCCGGACACGCGATACAGCGGCAACTGCGCCACAAGTCTTTCACGACGACGCTCGAATACATCCGTATCGGCTCGCTCTTCGAGGGCAACGCGGCAAGTTTCGCTCTGGTTTAG
- a CDS encoding type II toxin-antitoxin system HicA family toxin: MKSADLIKALNADGWEQVAQKGSHIQFKHPTKKGRVTVPHPKRDIPIGTLKNIEKQANLKLK, encoded by the coding sequence ATGAAATCGGCTGACCTTATCAAAGCTCTGAACGCCGACGGATGGGAACAGGTTGCCCAGAAAGGCAGCCACATTCAATTCAAACACCCGACCAAGAAGGGCCGCGTCACGGTCCCTCATCCGAAGCGGGACATTCCGATTGGGACGCTGAAGAACATCGAGAAGCAAGCCAACCTGAAACTGAAATGA
- a CDS encoding integrase, whose amino-acid sequence MRTRGADTVVQLIRHFDQSAYFDNLSEEHRRQYVWKLKRIEARWGSCPAATFNDADDALAFRKDALAWHNELGKDSPRSADNLVAALARVLSYAKEKAVIKFNPLDTFGRLYKSHRSDLTWPEQLQQQFIQTARPAMATAMIMVRNTAMRASDVRKFPWTRYDGQRVQIRSTKTGKLLWIPATRELKAHLDALKETKAGALVMLTPTGKAYAKRYFNEHWREDCNKLDVINAEAIAADPDFVKTADLNFHDNRGTAATLLAEAGATAPEIAEALCWSVDKAQKVIDLYLARRGVLAANAIAKLEEYRDKRR is encoded by the coding sequence ATGCGCACACGCGGCGCAGACACCGTGGTGCAGCTGATCCGCCACTTCGACCAATCCGCCTACTTCGATAACCTGAGCGAAGAGCATCGGCGCCAGTATGTCTGGAAGCTGAAGCGGATCGAGGCGCGCTGGGGCAGCTGTCCCGCAGCCACGTTCAACGACGCCGACGATGCGCTGGCGTTTCGCAAGGACGCGCTGGCCTGGCACAACGAACTGGGCAAGGACTCGCCGCGATCGGCCGACAATCTGGTCGCAGCTCTCGCGCGCGTGCTGTCCTATGCGAAGGAAAAGGCAGTTATCAAGTTTAACCCACTCGACACGTTCGGGCGGCTCTACAAGAGCCACCGATCGGATCTGACTTGGCCGGAGCAGTTGCAGCAGCAGTTCATCCAAACCGCGCGGCCGGCCATGGCAACAGCGATGATCATGGTTCGCAACACTGCGATGCGCGCGAGCGATGTTCGCAAGTTTCCCTGGACACGCTATGACGGGCAGCGCGTGCAGATCCGCTCAACTAAGACCGGCAAGCTTCTCTGGATTCCGGCCACCCGCGAGCTAAAGGCACATCTGGACGCGCTGAAGGAAACCAAGGCCGGCGCTTTGGTCATGCTGACGCCGACCGGCAAGGCCTACGCGAAGCGTTATTTCAACGAGCACTGGCGCGAGGACTGCAACAAGCTCGACGTCATCAATGCCGAAGCGATCGCCGCCGACCCGGACTTCGTCAAAACCGCCGATCTCAACTTTCACGACAACCGCGGCACGGCCGCGACGCTACTCGCCGAGGCTGGCGCGACGGCTCCCGAGATTGCCGAGGCGTTGTGCTGGAGCGTCGACAAGGCGCAGAAGGTGATTGATCTTTATCTCGCGCGCCGCGGAGTGCTAGCGGCGAATGCGATCGCGAAGCTCGAGGAATATCGCGATAAGCGCCGTTGA
- the plsX gene encoding phosphate acyltransferase PlsX, producing the protein MPSKVRIALDAMGGDVGAPVVIPGAAISLGRHPETEFLLVGDRARIEPELDRHPRLKAASRIIHTEIAVSGSDKPSQALRRGRKTSSMWLAIDAVKKGEADVAVSAGNTGALMAMSRFHLRTLPGIDRPAISAIWPTKRGSSVVLDLGATIGGDAHHLVSMAVMGAAKASVLFNKKRPTVGLLNIGTEEVKGHEEIREAGEMLRARNLPELDYIGFVEGDGIGKGMADVIVTEGYSGNIALKAAEGTARQMADLLRDEIQRSWLSRLGYLFARNAFQALRDKMDPNKSNGGVLLGLNGLVVKSHGGINAEGFAYAIDVGYEMAKFDLLNKINQMLNRDGGALSSAPTAPEDVS; encoded by the coding sequence ATGCCAAGCAAGGTTCGTATCGCGCTTGACGCCATGGGGGGCGACGTCGGCGCCCCTGTCGTCATACCAGGCGCGGCCATCTCGCTCGGCCGGCATCCCGAGACCGAGTTCCTGCTGGTCGGGGACCGCGCCAGAATCGAGCCCGAGCTCGATCGCCATCCCAGGCTCAAGGCCGCCTCCCGGATCATCCATACCGAAATTGCCGTCAGCGGCTCGGACAAGCCGAGCCAGGCGCTGCGGCGCGGCCGCAAGACCTCCTCGATGTGGCTTGCCATCGACGCCGTGAAGAAAGGCGAGGCCGATGTCGCGGTCTCCGCCGGCAATACCGGCGCGCTAATGGCAATGTCGCGATTCCATCTGCGCACGCTGCCGGGCATCGACCGGCCGGCCATCTCCGCGATCTGGCCGACCAAGCGCGGCTCGTCCGTCGTGCTCGACCTCGGCGCCACCATCGGCGGCGATGCGCACCATCTGGTGTCGATGGCGGTCATGGGCGCGGCCAAGGCGAGCGTGCTGTTCAACAAGAAGCGCCCCACGGTCGGCCTGCTCAATATCGGGACCGAGGAGGTCAAGGGGCACGAGGAGATCCGCGAAGCCGGCGAGATGCTGCGTGCGCGGAACCTGCCCGAGCTCGACTATATCGGCTTCGTCGAGGGCGACGGTATCGGCAAGGGAATGGCCGATGTGATTGTGACCGAAGGGTACAGCGGCAACATCGCGCTCAAGGCTGCCGAGGGAACCGCGCGCCAGATGGCGGATTTACTTCGTGACGAGATTCAGCGGAGCTGGCTGTCCAGGCTCGGCTATCTCTTTGCCCGCAATGCCTTCCAGGCCCTGCGGGACAAGATGGACCCGAACAAGTCGAATGGTGGCGTGCTGCTCGGGCTGAACGGGCTTGTGGTCAAGAGCCATGGCGGCATCAACGCCGAAGGCTTTGCCTATGCGATCGATGTTGGTTATGAGATGGCCAAATTCGATCTTCTGAACAAGATCAATCAGATGCTCAACCGCGATGGGGGCGCGCTCAGTTCCGCGCCAACCGCGCCGGAGGATGTTTCGTGA
- a CDS encoding ubiquinol-cytochrome C chaperone family protein has protein sequence MLWPFNHFRKPRLAPAGTIEAIYGMIVTQAREPIFYRDLGVPDTVNGRFDLLLLHLWLLLRRLRTVAQGGVELSQALFDRFCEDMDDNLREMGIGDQTVPKRMRAFGEAFYGRVQAYDQAIDTGAEALAQAICKNILNGAGTDHARRLAAYAVAADADLGQTEDAALLRGSFKFPAPLREDGTS, from the coding sequence ATGCTTTGGCCGTTCAATCACTTCAGGAAACCCCGGCTAGCCCCGGCCGGCACCATTGAGGCCATCTATGGCATGATCGTGACGCAGGCGCGAGAACCCATATTTTACCGGGACTTGGGCGTGCCTGATACGGTTAATGGCCGTTTTGACCTGTTGCTGCTGCACCTCTGGCTGTTGCTGCGGCGGCTGCGGACTGTCGCCCAGGGCGGGGTGGAGCTGTCGCAGGCCCTGTTCGACCGCTTCTGCGAGGACATGGACGACAATCTGCGCGAGATGGGCATCGGCGATCAGACCGTCCCGAAGCGGATGCGGGCCTTCGGCGAGGCCTTTTACGGCCGCGTCCAGGCTTACGACCAGGCGATCGATACGGGCGCCGAGGCGCTGGCGCAGGCAATCTGCAAGAATATTTTGAATGGCGCCGGGACGGATCACGCACGGCGGCTGGCGGCCTACGCGGTGGCGGCGGATGCTGATCTCGGCCAGACCGAAGATGCCGCGCTGCTGCGCGGATCCTTCAAATTTCCCGCACCGCTTCGGGAGGATGGAACGTCATGA
- a CDS encoding sodium-translocating pyrophosphatase, with protein sequence MTALWLIVLCGVLSVVYAIWATSSVLSADAGSPRMQEIAGAVREGAQAYLRRQYTTIGIVGIVIFVLLAYFLGLYVAIGFLIGAILSGAAGFIGMNVSVRANVRTAQAATTSLAGGLELAFKAGAITGMLVAGLALLGVTLYFGFLVHSLKLAPDSRTVVDAMVALGFGASLISIFARLGGGIFTKGADVGGDLVGKVEAGIPEDDPRNPATIADNVGDNVGDCAGMAADLFETYAVTAVATMVLAAIFFAKTPILSSMMTLPLAIGGICIITSIIGTFFVKLGPSQSIMGALYKGLIATGVLSLIGIAGVIYYLIGFGKLDGVDFTGMALFECGVVGLIVTALIIWITEYYTGTDYRPVKSIAQASVTGHGTNVIQGLAVSMEATALPAIVIIAGILVTYSLAGLFGIAIATATMLALAGMVVALDAFGPVTDNAGGIAEMAGLPKEVRKSTDALDAVGNTTKAVTKGYAIGSAGLGALVLFAAYNQDLKFFVADSAQHPYFAGVNPDFSLNNPYVVVGLLFGGLLPYLFGAMGMTAVGRAAGAIVEEVRRQFREKPGIMQGTDKPDYGKAVDLLTRAAIKEMIIPSLLPVLSPIVVYFVIYAIAGGGVAGKSAAFSAVGAMLLGVIVTGLFVAISMTSGGGAWDNAKKYIEDGHFGGKGSDAHKSAVTGDTVGDPYKDTAGPAVNPMIKITNIVALLLLAILAH encoded by the coding sequence ATGACAGCATTATGGTTGATAGTGCTCTGCGGAGTGCTTTCCGTCGTCTACGCGATTTGGGCGACGTCTTCGGTGTTGAGTGCAGATGCGGGGTCACCGCGCATGCAGGAGATCGCGGGAGCTGTGCGTGAAGGCGCACAAGCGTATCTCCGGCGCCAGTACACCACGATCGGCATCGTCGGCATCGTCATCTTCGTGCTGCTTGCCTATTTCCTTGGCCTTTATGTCGCGATCGGCTTCTTGATCGGCGCCATCCTGTCGGGGGCGGCCGGCTTCATCGGCATGAACGTCTCGGTCCGCGCCAACGTGCGTACCGCCCAGGCCGCGACGACGTCGCTCGCCGGTGGCCTCGAACTCGCCTTCAAGGCGGGCGCGATCACTGGCATGCTGGTGGCGGGTCTCGCGCTGCTTGGCGTGACCCTCTATTTCGGCTTCCTGGTCCACTCGCTGAAGCTCGCGCCCGATAGCCGCACCGTGGTCGACGCCATGGTGGCGCTCGGCTTCGGCGCCTCGCTGATCTCGATCTTCGCCCGTCTCGGCGGCGGCATCTTCACCAAGGGTGCGGACGTCGGCGGCGATCTCGTCGGCAAGGTCGAAGCGGGTATCCCGGAGGACGATCCGCGCAACCCGGCAACGATCGCCGACAACGTCGGTGACAACGTCGGCGACTGCGCCGGCATGGCCGCCGATCTATTCGAGACCTATGCGGTGACCGCGGTCGCCACCATGGTGCTCGCGGCGATCTTCTTCGCCAAGACGCCGATCCTCTCCAGCATGATGACGCTGCCGCTCGCCATCGGCGGCATCTGCATCATCACCTCGATCATCGGCACCTTCTTCGTGAAGCTCGGGCCGAGCCAGTCGATCATGGGCGCGCTCTACAAGGGCCTGATCGCAACCGGCGTTCTGTCGCTGATCGGCATCGCTGGCGTGATCTACTACCTGATCGGCTTCGGCAAGCTCGACGGCGTTGACTTCACCGGCATGGCGCTGTTCGAGTGCGGCGTGGTCGGCCTCATCGTCACCGCGCTGATCATCTGGATCACCGAGTACTACACCGGCACGGACTATCGTCCGGTGAAGTCGATCGCCCAGGCCTCGGTGACCGGTCACGGCACCAACGTGATCCAGGGCCTCGCCGTCTCGATGGAAGCGACCGCGCTGCCCGCGATCGTCATCATCGCCGGCATCCTCGTCACCTACAGCCTGGCCGGTCTGTTCGGCATCGCGATCGCGACCGCCACCATGCTGGCGCTGGCCGGCATGGTCGTCGCCCTCGATGCGTTCGGCCCGGTGACGGACAACGCCGGCGGTATCGCTGAGATGGCGGGCCTGCCGAAAGAAGTGCGCAAGTCGACCGACGCACTCGACGCGGTCGGCAACACCACGAAGGCAGTGACCAAGGGCTACGCGATCGGCTCCGCCGGTCTCGGCGCGCTGGTGCTGTTCGCGGCCTACAACCAGGACCTCAAGTTCTTCGTTGCGGATTCCGCGCAGCATCCCTACTTCGCCGGGGTCAATCCGGACTTCTCGCTGAACAATCCGTACGTCGTGGTGGGCCTCTTGTTCGGTGGCCTGCTGCCGTACCTGTTCGGCGCGATGGGCATGACGGCCGTGGGCCGTGCAGCCGGCGCGATCGTCGAGGAGGTACGTCGTCAGTTCCGCGAGAAGCCGGGCATCATGCAGGGCACCGACAAGCCGGACTACGGCAAGGCGGTCGACCTGCTCACCCGCGCGGCGATCAAGGAGATGATCATCCCCTCGCTGCTTCCCGTGCTGTCGCCGATCGTGGTCTACTTCGTGATCTACGCGATCGCAGGCGGCGGCGTGGCCGGCAAGTCGGCGGCGTTCTCGGCCGTCGGCGCCATGCTGCTCGGCGTGATCGTGACGGGCCTGTTCGTCGCGATCTCGATGACCTCGGGCGGCGGCGCCTGGGACAACGCCAAGAAGTACATCGAGGACGGTCATTTCGGCGGCAAAGGCTCTGATGCCCACAAGTCGGCCGTGACCGGCGACACCGTCGGCGATCCCTACAAGGACACCGCGGGCCCCGCGGTGAACCCGATGATCAAGATCACCAACATCGTGGCGTTGCTGCTGCTGGCGATTCTGGCGCACTGA
- a CDS encoding type II toxin-antitoxin system HicB family antitoxin — protein MRYYIALIHKDADSDYGVSFPDLPGVITAGTDLDDARAMAAEALALHLEGMAADGEAVPEPSSLEEIMANTENRDGVAVLIPAPAEDVKSVRVNITLPADVLSEIDHYAEQHGFTRSGFLAQAAKKAIAA, from the coding sequence ATGCGATACTATATTGCACTGATCCATAAAGACGCGGACAGCGACTATGGTGTTTCGTTTCCTGATCTTCCCGGCGTGATCACCGCCGGCACGGATCTGGACGATGCGCGCGCTATGGCCGCAGAAGCCCTGGCCCTTCATCTGGAAGGTATGGCAGCAGACGGCGAAGCTGTACCTGAGCCCTCCTCTCTCGAGGAGATAATGGCGAACACTGAGAACAGAGACGGCGTTGCAGTGCTCATTCCCGCGCCTGCAGAAGATGTGAAGAGCGTGCGAGTAAACATCACTCTTCCGGCCGACGTTCTGAGCGAGATCGATCACTATGCCGAACAGCACGGCTTCACTCGATCCGGCTTTCTTGCACAAGCCGCCAAGAAAGCGATTGCGGCCTGA
- a CDS encoding integration host factor subunit alpha codes for MTDTSKTVTRVDLCEAVYQKVGLSRTESSAFVELVLKEITDCLEKGETVKLSSFGSFMVRKKGQRIGRNPKTGTEVPISPRRVMVFKPSAILKQRINSQHRTNGDASKAQPEA; via the coding sequence ATGACCGATACAAGTAAAACCGTAACGCGTGTTGATCTCTGCGAGGCCGTCTACCAGAAGGTGGGTCTGTCGCGCACGGAATCGTCCGCCTTCGTGGAACTCGTGCTGAAGGAGATCACCGACTGCCTTGAGAAGGGCGAGACGGTGAAGCTGTCCTCGTTCGGCTCCTTCATGGTCCGGAAGAAGGGTCAGCGTATCGGTCGTAATCCGAAGACCGGCACCGAGGTGCCGATCTCGCCGCGCCGGGTGATGGTGTTCAAGCCGTCGGCGATCCTGAAGCAGCGGATCAATTCCCAGCACCGCACCAATGGCGATGCCAGCAAGGCTCAACCCGAGGCCTAA
- a CDS encoding beta-ketoacyl-ACP synthase III has product MTKIRSVVLGCGSYLPEQVVTNAQLAARIDTSDEWIVQRTGIRERHIAADGEFTSHLAIKAAQAALADAGVDAQSIELIVLATSTPDNTFPATAVAVQHALGINHGAAFDLQAVCSGFVFALATADNFLRTGAYKRALVIGAETFSRILDWNDRGTCVLFGDGAGAVVLDAQEQPGQAATDRGIVTSHLRSDGRHKAKLFVDGGPSSTQTVGHLRMEGREVFKHAVGMITDVIVDAFEATGLNADSIDWFVPHQANKRIIDASAHKLHIAPEKVVLTVDRHGNTSAASIPLALSVARKDGRIKRGDMVLLEAMGGGFTWGSALVRW; this is encoded by the coding sequence GTGACCAAGATTCGTTCGGTCGTGCTGGGCTGCGGCTCTTACTTGCCGGAGCAGGTGGTGACCAATGCCCAGTTGGCGGCGCGCATCGACACCTCCGACGAGTGGATCGTGCAGCGCACCGGCATTCGCGAGCGGCACATTGCGGCCGACGGCGAGTTCACCTCGCATCTTGCGATCAAGGCGGCACAGGCAGCGCTCGCCGACGCCGGCGTTGATGCGCAGTCGATCGAGCTGATCGTGCTCGCAACCTCGACGCCGGACAACACGTTCCCTGCGACCGCGGTTGCCGTGCAGCACGCGCTCGGCATCAATCACGGCGCGGCCTTCGACCTCCAGGCAGTGTGCTCGGGCTTCGTGTTCGCGCTGGCGACCGCCGATAATTTCCTGCGTACCGGCGCCTACAAGCGTGCGCTGGTGATCGGCGCCGAGACCTTCTCGCGCATCCTCGACTGGAACGACCGCGGCACCTGCGTGCTGTTCGGCGACGGCGCCGGCGCAGTCGTGCTGGACGCGCAGGAGCAGCCGGGCCAGGCCGCAACCGACCGCGGCATCGTGACCTCGCATCTGCGCTCCGACGGCCGCCACAAGGCAAAGCTGTTCGTCGACGGTGGACCGTCCTCGACCCAGACCGTCGGCCATCTGCGCATGGAGGGCCGCGAGGTCTTCAAGCATGCGGTCGGCATGATCACCGACGTGATCGTCGACGCCTTCGAGGCGACCGGGCTCAATGCCGACAGCATCGACTGGTTCGTGCCGCATCAGGCCAACAAGCGAATCATCGACGCCTCCGCCCACAAGCTCCATATCGCGCCGGAGAAGGTGGTGCTGACGGTGGATCGTCACGGCAATACCTCCGCCGCCTCGATTCCGCTGGCGCTGTCGGTGGCGCGCAAGGACGGCCGCATCAAGCGCGGCGACATGGTTCTGCTGGAGGCAATGGGCGGCGGCTTCACCTGGGGCTCCGCGCTGGTGCGCTGGTAA
- a CDS encoding DUF177 domain-containing protein, whose translation MNRPMTGSEPDPWRVPVMVAHIPDTGLHRELEASAAERQAMADLAGVREVLSAHADLDVVPKSGGRLQVTGRVRARIGQTCVVTLDPMESDIDEEVDLTFAPEAEARRLADLIEEGEDNEEPPEVADPPEAIVNGIIDLGRIATDAVFLAIDPYPRKPGAVFEAEVTALDPEDHPFAALKALQDNKRGKKKGK comes from the coding sequence ATGAATCGACCGATGACCGGATCCGAACCTGATCCCTGGCGCGTGCCCGTGATGGTGGCGCATATTCCGGATACCGGCTTGCATCGTGAGCTCGAAGCATCGGCGGCCGAGCGTCAGGCCATGGCCGATCTCGCGGGCGTGCGTGAGGTCCTGTCGGCCCATGCCGACCTCGACGTCGTGCCCAAGAGCGGCGGCCGGCTCCAGGTCACGGGCCGGGTCCGCGCTCGGATCGGCCAGACCTGCGTGGTCACGCTCGATCCGATGGAGAGCGACATCGACGAGGAGGTCGATCTGACCTTTGCGCCCGAGGCCGAGGCGCGGCGGCTGGCTGACCTGATCGAGGAAGGCGAGGACAACGAGGAACCCCCGGAGGTTGCCGATCCGCCGGAGGCCATCGTCAACGGGATCATCGACCTCGGCCGTATCGCGACCGACGCGGTGTTCCTGGCGATCGACCCTTACCCCCGCAAACCGGGGGCCGTGTTCGAGGCGGAGGTCACCGCACTCGATCCCGAGGATCATCCGTTCGCGGCGCTGAAGGCACTCCAGGACAACAAGCGGGGCAAGAAGAAAGGCAAATAG
- a CDS encoding MerR family transcriptional regulator — protein sequence MDKAPDAFRTISEVAQELDIPQHVLRFWETRFSQIKPMKRSGGRRYYRPDDVDLLKGIRRLLYGEGYTIRGVQRILKEHGVKSVQGLADGSAAVSFGAIEDAIGASLMEPDDEPPIKGITDADDDDYQGDEEEGIDFRFTEVDDEEILTTFRKGGSPAAPAGPSALDRERLERVLADLVACKDMLDQAMKDA from the coding sequence TTGGACAAGGCGCCGGATGCGTTCCGAACCATCAGCGAAGTAGCGCAGGAACTCGACATTCCGCAGCACGTGCTGCGGTTCTGGGAGACGCGATTCTCCCAGATCAAGCCGATGAAGCGCAGCGGCGGCCGCCGCTACTACCGCCCCGACGACGTCGATCTGCTCAAGGGCATCCGCCGTCTGCTCTACGGAGAGGGCTACACCATCCGCGGGGTGCAGCGGATCCTGAAAGAGCACGGCGTCAAGTCGGTGCAGGGCCTCGCCGACGGCTCGGCCGCGGTCTCGTTCGGGGCGATCGAGGACGCCATCGGCGCGAGCCTGATGGAGCCGGACGACGAGCCGCCCATCAAGGGCATCACCGATGCCGACGATGACGACTACCAGGGCGACGAAGAGGAGGGCATCGACTTCCGCTTCACGGAGGTCGACGACGAGGAGATCCTCACCACCTTCCGCAAGGGCGGCTCCCCTGCCGCGCCGGCCGGCCCCAGCGCGCTGGACCGGGAGCGGCTGGAACGGGTGCTTGCCGACCTCGTCGCCTGCAAGGACATGCTCGATCAGGCGATGAAGGACGCCTGA
- a CDS encoding tripartite tricarboxylate transporter substrate binding protein → MPNQLQNKILSRRRVLAGAAGLSAAAILPRSSLADWKPTENIRVIVPAAAGGSTDVMGRLLAAHLQSAWGQTAVVENRSGGGGTIGTAEVVRSKADGHTILIGNPGPNAIAYSIFKNLSYKPDQLQPVSNMIRIPNIVSAHPKTGIKSVAELIAYLKANPDKLSYASSGVGQSPHLTGAWFLQLTGLKMTHIPFRGAGPALQAALAGDIQILFDNLYPSLPQVQNGTLNGLCVTTTERSDLAPNLPTMRESAPELANFDVSSWFSVFLPKAVPAPVLEALNLQVKAMLERDDMKKQIAAMGARADYGTPQQFADFVDAETKKFAGIIQKEGLQMDVQ, encoded by the coding sequence GTGCCCAATCAACTTCAGAACAAGATTCTGTCCCGCCGCCGCGTGCTCGCCGGCGCCGCCGGCCTCTCGGCCGCAGCCATCCTGCCGCGATCGAGCCTTGCGGACTGGAAGCCGACCGAGAACATCCGTGTGATCGTGCCGGCTGCGGCCGGCGGCTCGACCGACGTCATGGGACGGTTGCTCGCAGCCCATCTCCAGTCCGCCTGGGGCCAGACCGCGGTCGTGGAGAATCGATCGGGCGGCGGCGGCACGATCGGCACGGCCGAAGTGGTTCGCTCCAAGGCCGACGGCCACACCATCCTGATCGGCAACCCCGGGCCGAACGCGATCGCCTACAGCATTTTCAAGAACCTCAGCTACAAGCCGGACCAGCTCCAGCCGGTCTCCAACATGATCCGGATTCCGAACATCGTCTCGGCGCATCCGAAGACCGGCATCAAATCGGTCGCCGAGCTGATCGCGTATCTGAAGGCCAATCCGGACAAGCTCAGCTACGCCTCCTCCGGCGTCGGCCAGAGCCCTCACCTCACCGGCGCCTGGTTCCTCCAGCTCACCGGGCTGAAGATGACGCACATCCCGTTCCGCGGTGCCGGGCCCGCGCTTCAAGCCGCGCTTGCCGGCGACATCCAGATCCTGTTCGACAATCTCTATCCGAGCCTGCCGCAGGTTCAGAACGGCACGCTCAACGGCCTTTGCGTGACCACGACCGAGCGGAGCGATCTCGCGCCGAACCTGCCGACCATGCGCGAGAGCGCGCCGGAGCTTGCGAACTTCGATGTGTCGTCATGGTTCTCGGTGTTTCTGCCGAAGGCCGTCCCTGCTCCCGTGCTGGAAGCGCTCAATCTCCAGGTCAAGGCGATGCTCGAGCGCGACGACATGAAGAAGCAGATCGCCGCCATGGGCGCCCGCGCCGACTACGGCACGCCGCAGCAATTCGCGGACTTCGTGGACGCCGAGACGAAGAAATTCGCCGGCATCATCCAGAAGGAAGGCCTGCAGATGGATGTGCAGTAG
- a CDS encoding outer membrane protein assembly factor BamE, whose product MTITNQTSLRADKRRGLHARWRGLRMLAAVALVGGALAGCTGEQFQKGYILPPGALEQIPIGASQDQVLIVMGTPSTVATLDGEVFYYISQRSERMVAFMNQKVVDQRVIAVYFDKNRRVRRLANYGLQDGKIFDSISRTTPTSGQEMSYLAPLFKLLSFN is encoded by the coding sequence ATGACGATAACGAACCAGACCAGCCTGCGCGCAGACAAGCGGCGCGGCCTTCATGCACGCTGGCGCGGCTTGCGCATGCTCGCGGCCGTGGCTCTGGTCGGTGGCGCCCTTGCGGGATGCACCGGCGAGCAGTTCCAGAAGGGCTACATCCTGCCCCCCGGCGCGCTCGAGCAGATTCCAATCGGTGCGAGCCAGGATCAGGTGCTGATCGTGATGGGCACGCCCTCCACGGTCGCGACGCTGGACGGTGAGGTGTTCTACTACATCTCGCAGCGCTCGGAGCGCATGGTCGCCTTCATGAACCAGAAGGTGGTCGACCAGCGCGTCATCGCCGTCTATTTCGACAAGAACCGGCGCGTGCGCAGGCTTGCGAATTACGGCCTGCAGGACGGCAAGATCTTCGACTCCATCAGCCGGACCACGCCGACCTCGGGTCAGGAGATGAGCTACCTCGCGCCGCTGTTCAAGCTGCTCAGCTTTAACTGA